A region of Microtus ochrogaster isolate Prairie Vole_2 linkage group LG1, MicOch1.0, whole genome shotgun sequence DNA encodes the following proteins:
- the Tmem38a gene encoding trimeric intracellular cation channel type A isoform X1 gives MDLISALSLGELALSFSRVPLFPVFDLSYFIVSIIYLKYEPGAVELSRRHPVASWLCAMLHCFGSYILADLLLGEPIIDYFSNSSSILLASAVWYLIFFCPLDLFYKCVCFLPVKLIFVAMKEVVRVRKIAVGIHHAHHHYHHGWFIMIATGWVKGSGVALLSNLEQLLRGVWKPETNEILHMSFPTKASLYGAILFTLQQTRWLPVSKASLIFVFTMFMVSCKVFLTATHSHSSPFDVLEGYICPVLFGAAWGSDHHHDNHGAPHSGGLGTQHAGLPAKAREELSEGSRKKKTKKAD, from the exons ATGGACCTGATATCAGCGCTGAGCCTGGGAGAGCTAGCGCTCAGCTTCTCACGGGTGCCGCTCTTCCCGGTCTTCGACCTTAGTTACTTCATCGTCTCCATCATTTACCTGAAGTATGAGCCAG GAGCTGTGGAGCTGTCCCGGCGCCACCCGGTGGCGTCCTGGCTGTGCGCCATGCTGCACTGTTTTGGGAGTTACATCCTGGCTGACTTGCTCCTCGGGGAACCCATCATTGACTACTTCAGCAACAGCTCCAGCATCCTGCTGGCCTCTGCGGTGTG GTACTTGATTTTCTTCTGTCCCTTGGATCTCTTCTACAAGtgtgtctgcttcctgcctgtgaaaCTCATCTTCGTGGCCATGAAGGAGGTGGTGAGGGTTCGGAAGATTGCCGTGGGCATCCACCATgcacaccaccactaccaccacggGTGGTTCATCATGATCGCCACTGGCTGGGTCAAAG GCTCTGGTGTTGCCCTCCTGTCCAACCTGGAACAGCTGCTTCGAGGGGTCTGGAAACCGGAGACCAATGAAATCCTGCACATGTCCTT ccccaccaaAGCCAGCCTGTATGGAGCCATTCTGTTCACCCTGCAGCAGACACGCTGGCTCCCCGtgtccaaggccagcctcatcttcGTCTTCACCATGTTCATGGTGTCATGTAAG GTGTTCCTGACGGCCACGCACTCCCACAGTTCTCCATTTGATGTCCTGGAGGGCTACATCTGCCCGGTGTTGTTTGGGGCAGCTTGGGGAAGTGACCATCACCATGACAACCATGGAGCACCACATAGCGGAGGCCTAGGCACCCAGCACGCAGGCCTGCCTGCCAAGGCCAGGGAGGAGCTGAGTGAAGGCTCCAGGAAGAAGAAGACCAAGAAGGCGGATTAA
- the Tmem38a gene encoding trimeric intracellular cation channel type A isoform X2 — protein MDLISALSLGELALSFSRVPLFPVFDLSYFIVSIIYLKYEPGAVELSRRHPVASWLCAMLHCFGSYILADLLLGEPIIDYFSNSSSILLASAVWYLIFFCPLDLFYKCVCFLPVKLIFVAMKEVVRVRKIAVGIHHAHHHYHHGWFIMIATGWVKGSGVALLSNLEQLLRGVWKPETNEILHMSLLEKVHGHGAEHEWKEGNGVGWRLDRQTDRPCGVEGRGNDPCRTTPPKPACMEPFCSPCSRHAGSPCPRPASSSSSPCSWCHVRCS, from the exons ATGGACCTGATATCAGCGCTGAGCCTGGGAGAGCTAGCGCTCAGCTTCTCACGGGTGCCGCTCTTCCCGGTCTTCGACCTTAGTTACTTCATCGTCTCCATCATTTACCTGAAGTATGAGCCAG GAGCTGTGGAGCTGTCCCGGCGCCACCCGGTGGCGTCCTGGCTGTGCGCCATGCTGCACTGTTTTGGGAGTTACATCCTGGCTGACTTGCTCCTCGGGGAACCCATCATTGACTACTTCAGCAACAGCTCCAGCATCCTGCTGGCCTCTGCGGTGTG GTACTTGATTTTCTTCTGTCCCTTGGATCTCTTCTACAAGtgtgtctgcttcctgcctgtgaaaCTCATCTTCGTGGCCATGAAGGAGGTGGTGAGGGTTCGGAAGATTGCCGTGGGCATCCACCATgcacaccaccactaccaccacggGTGGTTCATCATGATCGCCACTGGCTGGGTCAAAG GCTCTGGTGTTGCCCTCCTGTCCAACCTGGAACAGCTGCTTCGAGGGGTCTGGAAACCGGAGACCAATGAAATCCTGCACATGTCCTT GTTAGAAAAGGTGCATGGCCACGGTGCAGAACatgagtggaaggaaggaaatggagtgGGATGGagactggacagacagacagacagaccgtgTGGTGTGGAGGGCCGAGGGAATGACCCTTGCAGGACCA ccccaccaaAGCCAGCCTGTATGGAGCCATTCTGTTCACCCTGCAGCAGACACGCTGGCTCCCCGtgtccaaggccagcctcatcttcGTCTTCACCATGTTCATGGTGTCATGTAAG GTGTTCCTGA